Proteins encoded together in one Chitinophaga lutea window:
- a CDS encoding RagB/SusD family nutrient uptake outer membrane protein, whose amino-acid sequence MKKIFGIYILTAAFILSAGCTKLDQTFYDKVTPETFYKSEKDIKAALYRPFTHARWYLGADRWNLQEYTADHFAITTKGRHWYNGGENERYHYHRWTPDDGWIWGTWRGTLMGVALALDTKKDLEKLDYTKFALTQADKDDHLNQLNTLIAFFYLRGLDYFGGLPVFESLEGESLPRNTDLETFTHIETLLKTAIEKLPKKKAGDKEEGALRQAAAATLLATLYFNAEAYINKPMFAECKKLCQDILAKTYGEYSLDASWYGPHAFSNDKSPEIIWSIPSEFNKLQYDWFYANFYHYNTNKYFDIDGGNNNGSHLQPSRKPTGELYTADFKLGSPYEQFSDQDLRKKPYKYLGGGRYEGMFIVGPHLTPSGAVINGGEEYKNLPLTFVDQVGRFSEVGPGKRYASVNVLPSKMSEGEENTGVRLVKVPVPNNADKSLRWGADNPAIRLTEIQYMLAECLLREGDKAGAAALINPVRKRAFTGGADPDPVTAANLDEYRMLREWGIEFLGEGRRRTDLIRWKKFTTETWWDHQPSARHYNRFPVPTQAISGNNNLKQNDGY is encoded by the coding sequence ATGAAAAAAATATTCGGCATATACATTCTCACCGCCGCATTCATACTATCGGCAGGCTGCACCAAACTCGACCAGACGTTTTACGACAAGGTGACGCCCGAAACATTTTACAAAAGCGAAAAAGACATCAAGGCCGCACTCTACCGCCCGTTCACACACGCACGCTGGTACCTGGGAGCCGACCGCTGGAACCTCCAGGAGTATACGGCCGACCATTTTGCCATCACCACTAAAGGCCGCCACTGGTATAACGGCGGCGAAAACGAACGCTACCATTACCACCGCTGGACGCCCGATGACGGCTGGATTTGGGGCACCTGGCGCGGTACGCTGATGGGCGTGGCGCTGGCGCTCGATACCAAAAAAGACCTGGAGAAACTCGACTATACGAAGTTTGCGCTCACACAGGCGGATAAAGACGATCACCTGAACCAGCTCAATACCCTCATCGCGTTTTTCTACCTGCGCGGCCTCGATTATTTCGGCGGGCTGCCCGTGTTCGAATCGCTGGAAGGGGAGTCGCTGCCGCGTAACACCGATCTCGAAACGTTCACCCACATCGAAACGCTGCTCAAAACCGCGATAGAAAAACTGCCGAAGAAAAAAGCGGGCGACAAGGAAGAAGGCGCACTGCGCCAGGCCGCCGCGGCCACCTTGCTGGCAACGCTTTATTTCAACGCGGAAGCCTACATCAACAAACCGATGTTCGCCGAATGCAAAAAACTCTGCCAGGACATCCTTGCCAAAACCTACGGTGAATACAGCCTGGATGCCAGCTGGTACGGTCCGCACGCTTTCAGTAACGACAAATCGCCCGAGATCATCTGGTCGATCCCCTCTGAATTCAACAAGCTGCAATACGACTGGTTCTACGCGAACTTTTATCACTACAACACCAACAAGTATTTCGACATCGACGGCGGCAACAATAACGGCAGCCACCTGCAGCCTTCCCGCAAACCGACCGGGGAGCTGTATACGGCGGATTTCAAACTGGGCTCGCCTTATGAGCAGTTCAGCGACCAGGACCTCCGCAAAAAACCTTACAAATACCTCGGCGGTGGCCGCTACGAAGGCATGTTCATCGTAGGCCCGCACCTCACGCCTTCCGGTGCGGTGATCAACGGCGGCGAAGAATACAAGAACCTGCCGCTGACGTTCGTAGACCAGGTGGGGCGTTTTTCCGAAGTAGGCCCCGGCAAACGGTATGCTTCCGTAAACGTGCTGCCCTCAAAAATGTCTGAAGGAGAAGAAAATACCGGCGTGCGCCTCGTGAAGGTACCGGTGCCGAACAATGCCGATAAAAGCCTGCGCTGGGGCGCGGACAATCCCGCTATCCGCCTGACGGAGATACAATACATGCTGGCCGAATGCCTGCTGCGCGAAGGCGATAAAGCCGGCGCTGCCGCGCTCATCAATCCCGTGCGGAAACGCGCCTTCACCGGCGGTGCAGACCCCGACCCGGTGACTGCCGCCAACCTCGACGAATACCGCATGCTCCGCGAATGGGGCATCGAGTTCCTCGGCGAAGGCCGCCGCAGAACAGACCTGATACGCTGGAAAAAATTTACAACGGAAACCTGGTGGGACCATCAGCCTTCTGCCAGGCATTATAACCGCTTCCCGGTGCCTACACAGGCTATTTCGGGGAACAACAACCTGAAGCAGAACGACGGATATTAA
- a CDS encoding SusC/RagA family TonB-linked outer membrane protein has translation MKLTIVLLLITTLQVIAYEGNSQDRVSVDFRNTKLTRALKEVERKSQYRFVFSNQVLDEHVKITVDATDMPVMDVLKKMLTGTGLIYSQLENNLVVIKRDEAPAGTIVVKGKVTDAKGDPLPGVSIMVGPRSGTVTNEMGEYSIRVDEKATLTFSYIGYAPQSIAVNGQSTINVTLSESKNTELGEIVVVGYGTVNKRDLTSAVTKLGQKDLVAGAVSPLMGIQGKVPGLSVVSTNGTDPNASISLQLRGVNSINASQGPLVVIDGIPGGSINSVVKEDIESINVLRDASAAAIYGTRASGGVILITTKKAKAGQVNVGFTSEVFLETIRKRPESLGAGEFVANKIGTDLGHVTDWYDVVTTPSPVSQRYVLNLNGGTENAQVYSSFMLRDAVGIAIESKRKEMAGRINSNFRFLDGFAELATNISYMQANARFGNNDIFNMALVMNPTETPYDATDVTGYNVLTGGYDYFNPLAEVKLRKDEGQFKYLLASTTLKLNLTKDLYASGMVAIKNNTEHRNFYRSSQHRISRNDKVDGYASQEYKRWDDRTLELTLNYNKTFGQHRVSAVGGYTYQDFNGQGFNANNSNFPVDGVEDNNMGTGTWLADGRAGMGSWRNPSVKLIAFFGRVNYAFKDRYMLTASLRHEGSSKFAKGNQWGNFPGISAAWRVSEESFLKGSRIVSDLKLRGGYGATGNEGFDANVATRMYGADTWWLVDGTWLRTYGVLHNQNPNIRWEVKKEYNVGLDFALFDNRLSGRFDLYKRRVEDMIYDVSVSQPPAIHDKTSVNVGSMENKGYEFELNWNAVKTDNWTYTTGIVASGNRSTLSTLNGGLTFADRKSFPAPGSPGTAVRLYPGQDIGRFFIWRFAGFTEEGNWQLYDKTGKPFDVTKQAKKIEDKAFVGNAIPKIMLSWNHAVTWKNFDASVYLRSWLGYDVFNMINMYYSLPNVKGQNLLRDAYGKHKNIKGEKELSDYWLEKGNFVKLDALSIGYTFNQQTVKPLKGLRLYATVRDLFVITRYSGLDPEVNINGLEPGFEERNVYPETRTFMFGLQANF, from the coding sequence ATGAAACTGACAATTGTATTGTTGCTCATCACTACATTGCAGGTTATCGCGTACGAAGGGAATTCGCAGGACAGGGTCAGCGTCGATTTCCGGAATACGAAACTCACCAGGGCGCTGAAAGAAGTGGAGCGGAAAAGCCAGTACCGCTTCGTATTCAGCAACCAGGTGCTGGACGAACATGTAAAAATAACGGTAGACGCTACCGATATGCCGGTGATGGACGTGCTGAAAAAAATGCTGACCGGCACCGGCCTGATTTACAGCCAGCTGGAAAACAACCTGGTGGTGATCAAGCGCGACGAAGCGCCGGCAGGCACTATCGTGGTAAAAGGCAAGGTGACGGACGCCAAGGGCGACCCGCTGCCGGGCGTCAGCATCATGGTAGGGCCCCGCTCGGGCACCGTCACCAACGAAATGGGGGAGTACTCCATCCGCGTGGATGAAAAGGCCACCCTCACCTTCAGCTACATCGGCTACGCCCCGCAGAGCATCGCCGTCAACGGACAGTCCACCATCAACGTCACCCTCAGCGAAAGCAAAAACACCGAGCTGGGCGAAATCGTGGTGGTGGGTTACGGCACCGTGAATAAACGGGATCTCACCAGCGCGGTGACCAAACTCGGCCAGAAAGACCTGGTTGCCGGCGCGGTATCGCCGCTGATGGGCATCCAGGGCAAGGTGCCCGGCCTGAGCGTGGTTTCCACCAACGGCACCGACCCGAACGCCTCCATTTCCCTGCAGTTGCGCGGCGTTAACTCCATCAACGCCTCGCAGGGCCCGCTGGTGGTGATAGACGGGATTCCCGGCGGCAGCATCAACTCCGTCGTGAAAGAAGACATCGAATCCATCAACGTGCTGCGCGATGCGTCGGCCGCCGCCATCTACGGTACCAGGGCTTCCGGCGGCGTTATCCTCATCACCACCAAAAAAGCGAAGGCCGGCCAGGTGAACGTGGGTTTCACCAGCGAGGTGTTCCTCGAAACCATTCGCAAACGCCCTGAATCGCTCGGCGCAGGGGAGTTCGTGGCGAATAAGATCGGCACCGACCTCGGTCATGTGACGGACTGGTACGATGTGGTGACCACACCTTCGCCCGTCAGCCAGCGTTATGTGCTCAACCTCAACGGCGGCACCGAAAACGCGCAGGTATATTCTTCCTTCATGCTCCGCGACGCCGTGGGCATTGCCATCGAATCCAAAAGGAAAGAAATGGCGGGCCGCATCAACTCCAACTTCCGCTTCCTCGACGGGTTCGCGGAACTGGCCACCAACATCAGTTACATGCAGGCCAACGCCCGTTTCGGCAACAACGATATTTTCAACATGGCGCTGGTGATGAACCCCACCGAAACGCCGTACGACGCTACGGATGTGACGGGTTACAACGTGCTCACGGGCGGTTACGATTATTTCAACCCGCTGGCGGAAGTGAAGCTGCGGAAAGACGAGGGACAGTTCAAATACCTGCTGGCCAGCACCACCCTGAAGCTCAATCTGACCAAAGACCTGTATGCCTCCGGCATGGTGGCCATCAAAAACAATACGGAGCACCGCAACTTCTACCGCTCGTCGCAGCACCGCATTTCGCGCAACGATAAGGTAGACGGATACGCCAGCCAGGAATACAAACGCTGGGACGACCGTACGCTGGAGCTGACGCTGAACTACAACAAAACCTTCGGCCAGCACCGCGTCAGCGCCGTAGGTGGTTATACCTACCAGGATTTCAACGGGCAGGGTTTCAACGCCAACAACTCCAACTTCCCGGTAGACGGGGTGGAGGATAACAATATGGGCACAGGTACCTGGCTGGCCGATGGCCGTGCCGGGATGGGCTCATGGAGGAATCCATCCGTGAAACTCATTGCATTTTTCGGGCGGGTGAATTATGCTTTCAAAGACCGCTACATGCTCACCGCTTCGCTGCGGCACGAAGGCTCCTCCAAATTCGCGAAAGGCAACCAGTGGGGCAATTTCCCCGGTATCTCGGCCGCCTGGCGCGTGTCTGAAGAATCGTTCCTGAAAGGCTCCCGCATCGTCAGCGACCTGAAGCTGCGCGGCGGCTATGGCGCTACCGGTAACGAAGGCTTCGACGCCAACGTGGCCACGAGAATGTACGGCGCGGATACCTGGTGGCTGGTAGACGGCACCTGGCTCCGCACCTACGGCGTGCTGCACAACCAGAACCCCAACATCCGCTGGGAAGTCAAAAAAGAATACAACGTCGGCCTGGATTTCGCATTGTTTGATAACCGCCTCAGCGGCCGCTTCGACCTGTACAAACGCCGGGTGGAAGACATGATTTACGACGTGAGCGTTTCCCAGCCGCCCGCCATTCACGACAAAACATCGGTGAACGTGGGCAGCATGGAAAACAAAGGCTACGAATTCGAACTGAACTGGAACGCGGTGAAAACGGACAACTGGACGTACACCACGGGCATCGTAGCCTCCGGCAACCGCAGCACGCTGAGCACGCTCAACGGCGGCCTCACGTTCGCCGACCGTAAATCGTTCCCGGCGCCCGGTAGTCCTGGTACGGCGGTGAGACTCTACCCCGGCCAGGACATCGGCCGCTTCTTCATCTGGCGCTTTGCCGGATTCACCGAAGAAGGCAACTGGCAGCTGTACGATAAAACGGGCAAACCGTTCGACGTCACCAAACAGGCGAAGAAGATCGAAGACAAAGCTTTCGTCGGCAACGCGATTCCTAAAATCATGCTGTCGTGGAACCACGCCGTTACCTGGAAAAACTTCGACGCTTCCGTGTACCTGCGCAGCTGGCTGGGATATGACGTGTTCAACATGATCAACATGTATTACAGCCTGCCCAACGTCAAAGGCCAGAACCTGCTCCGCGACGCCTACGGCAAACACAAAAACATCAAAGGGGAAAAGGAACTCTCCGATTACTGGCTGGAGAAGGGCAATTTCGTGAAGCTCGATGCGTTGAGCATCGGCTATACTTTCAACCAGCAAACCGTGAAACCCCTGAAAGGCCTGCGTTTGTATGCCACCGTGCGCGACCTGTTCGTGATCACCAGATACAGCGGGCTCGATCCCGAGGTGAACATCAACGGGCTCGAACCCGGCTTCGAAGAAAGGAACGTGTATCCTGAAACACGCACGTTCATGTTCGGCCTGCAGGCTAATTTCTAA
- a CDS encoding FecR family protein, whose product MPDRFELEELVINDSFINYCFRRNEADVAFWERYLLERPAEAATVAEAKELVMGISLMLQEPAEELPVMETVVTPINPRRPLRMWAAAAAVILLVGTAGFFLFRPAAQQQLAQQADTAQVYTTAMAEKKTVRLADSTSVILNAGSELTVEKGFGRHNRSVKLKGEAFFQVEHDAALPFVVKTEGYDVRVLGTVFNVKAYPGEKKSETSLICGKVEIQLPDAAGSKVLRPKEKFVISRDLEPLPAAKKKEPQATAILPLSYNRKNVNIETAWSDNRLVFEDETFTDMREKLERWFDVRIIFEDELIEQYRFTATFEKENIVQVMKALQASYPFTCSMEGKTVKISNQHSRRQQRP is encoded by the coding sequence ATGCCCGATCGTTTTGAGCTTGAAGAACTGGTCATTAATGATTCCTTTATTAACTATTGTTTCCGCCGGAACGAAGCCGATGTGGCTTTCTGGGAGCGATACCTGCTGGAGCGCCCCGCCGAAGCCGCCACGGTGGCGGAAGCCAAGGAGCTGGTGATGGGTATTTCCCTGATGCTGCAGGAGCCGGCGGAAGAATTGCCGGTGATGGAAACCGTGGTGACGCCCATCAATCCCCGCAGGCCCCTGCGGATGTGGGCGGCTGCCGCCGCGGTAATACTGCTGGTAGGGACGGCGGGCTTCTTCCTGTTCCGCCCCGCAGCGCAGCAACAGCTGGCGCAGCAGGCGGATACGGCGCAGGTCTATACCACGGCCATGGCGGAAAAGAAAACCGTTCGCCTGGCGGACAGTACCTCGGTGATACTGAACGCCGGTTCGGAACTGACCGTGGAAAAAGGGTTCGGCCGCCACAACCGCAGCGTGAAACTGAAAGGAGAAGCCTTTTTCCAGGTGGAACACGATGCGGCGCTGCCGTTCGTCGTGAAAACGGAAGGGTACGACGTGCGGGTGCTGGGCACCGTGTTCAACGTAAAAGCCTATCCCGGCGAAAAGAAAAGCGAAACCTCGCTGATCTGCGGCAAAGTGGAAATCCAGCTGCCCGATGCGGCCGGCTCGAAAGTGCTGCGGCCGAAAGAGAAATTCGTGATCAGCCGCGACCTGGAGCCCCTGCCCGCCGCTAAAAAGAAAGAGCCGCAGGCTACCGCCATCCTGCCCCTGTCTTACAACCGGAAAAACGTCAATATAGAAACCGCCTGGTCAGACAACCGCCTGGTGTTTGAAGATGAAACTTTTACAGACATGCGCGAAAAACTGGAACGATGGTTCGACGTGCGCATCATATTCGAAGATGAATTAATAGAACAATACCGCTTTACGGCCACATTTGAAAAGGAAAACATTGTACAGGTTATGAAAGCGCTGCAGGCGTCCTATCCGTTTACCTGCAGCATGGAAGGGAAAACCGTTAAAATCAGCAATCAGCATTCACGCCGCCAGCAACGTCCGTAA
- a CDS encoding RNA polymerase sigma factor, with protein sequence MSATLSQHVDNWYALFHVQLMRLALRWGYGDDESRDLVQQFFLDLLQKNLEPGTIDNPQAYLTSAFSRRLIDHYRSARVQKKREVLQPGNTYEPSVLESLVQVQSNEELMAAIRAAYKRLPARCRRVIQLKYYEGLTTEQIAERTGLHTRTVYNNLYEGIKAMRAELHKTHPRLKFAAVFSLLPLL encoded by the coding sequence ATGAGTGCCACCCTTTCACAACACGTCGATAACTGGTATGCGCTTTTCCACGTCCAACTGATGCGCCTGGCGCTCAGGTGGGGCTATGGCGACGATGAAAGCCGCGACCTGGTGCAGCAGTTTTTCCTTGACTTATTGCAGAAGAACCTCGAGCCCGGTACAATCGATAACCCGCAGGCTTACCTGACCAGCGCCTTCAGCCGCCGCCTCATCGATCATTACCGCAGCGCCCGGGTGCAGAAAAAACGCGAGGTGCTGCAGCCCGGTAACACTTATGAACCGTCTGTGCTGGAGAGTCTGGTACAGGTACAATCGAACGAAGAACTGATGGCCGCCATCAGGGCCGCCTACAAACGCCTGCCCGCCCGTTGCCGGCGCGTCATCCAGCTGAAATATTACGAAGGCCTCACCACGGAACAGATCGCGGAGCGCACCGGTCTTCATACCAGGACCGTCTACAATAACCTCTACGAAGGCATCAAAGCCATGCGGGCGGAGCTCCATAAAACCCATCCCCGCCTGAAATTTGCGGCGGTTTTCTCCTTGCTGCCCCTGCTTTGA
- a CDS encoding ankyrin repeat domain-containing protein, protein MTTPHELTYHLPIDTPSGTISNTAHVWRILQASYDGNLEAVRHAAKENPALLYAQFNYTPPIHFAVREGHTALVRYLLEHGAFDPAYRTYPFLDDLVTIAFDRGHDAIAHLLQHYINHPPEHAFKGDCGRIYFSRTAAAQQFEALADKGDVPGVERLLQENPALVHDATYFWGEGILCMPAKAADIPMMQLLLRYGARFPAVSKWPQFYYFEKYDGTVFILENGMSANHRTWQEVTILHDMAQKGKLQMAELLLRHGADINAIDDEYQSTPLGLAARWGHAPMVEYLLQQGADPYAAGASWARPIAWATRKNHEAVRRLLVDAT, encoded by the coding sequence ATGACCACCCCCCACGAGCTCACATATCATCTGCCGATAGATACGCCCAGCGGCACTATCTCCAACACGGCGCACGTGTGGCGCATCCTGCAGGCCAGTTATGATGGGAACCTGGAAGCCGTCCGGCACGCCGCAAAGGAGAACCCGGCATTGCTCTACGCGCAGTTTAATTACACCCCGCCGATCCACTTCGCCGTCAGGGAAGGCCATACGGCGCTCGTGCGTTACCTCCTGGAACACGGCGCTTTCGACCCCGCCTATCGCACCTACCCCTTCCTCGACGATCTCGTCACCATTGCTTTCGACCGCGGCCATGATGCCATCGCCCATCTGCTGCAGCATTACATCAATCACCCGCCGGAGCACGCGTTCAAAGGTGATTGCGGCAGGATTTATTTTTCGCGCACCGCTGCGGCACAACAGTTTGAAGCGCTGGCAGACAAAGGAGATGTGCCTGGGGTAGAGCGTTTGTTGCAGGAGAATCCCGCGCTGGTGCATGATGCTACCTATTTCTGGGGCGAAGGCATTCTCTGCATGCCTGCCAAGGCCGCCGATATTCCCATGATGCAACTGTTACTCCGCTATGGCGCACGGTTTCCCGCCGTGTCCAAATGGCCGCAGTTTTATTATTTCGAAAAATATGACGGCACCGTGTTCATCCTGGAAAACGGCATGAGCGCCAATCACCGCACCTGGCAGGAAGTGACCATCCTGCACGACATGGCGCAAAAAGGAAAATTGCAGATGGCGGAATTATTGCTCCGCCACGGCGCAGACATCAACGCCATCGACGATGAATATCAATCCACGCCACTGGGCCTCGCCGCAAGATGGGGCCACGCACCGATGGTGGAATACTTACTGCAGCAGGGCGCAGACCCTTACGCGGCAGGCGCTTCATGGGCACGGCCCATCGCGTGGGCTACACGAAAAAATCATGAAGCGGTGCGCCGTTTGCTCGTCGACGCTACCTGA
- a CDS encoding putative monovalent cation/H+ antiporter subunit A, giving the protein MISAVLSGFVFALIVLLAGKYVKGKMAVLTTLLPLGLFVYFISMLPAIAIGPLSFSSSWIPSMGINLDFKLDGLSMLFSLLITGIGTLVFTYASYYLKGHPYLDRFYCYLSLFMASMLGLVLADNVMLLFVFWELTSITSFFLIGFNNDDPVSRRNSLMALAVTGGGGFLLMTGFVLLGAMSGTYSIAAMLSSAEALKAHPWYGLLLFFVFAGAFTKSAQFPFHFWLPGAMKAPTPVSAYLHSATMVKAGVYLLARFTPVLGGHTYWNTTLLIVGGITMLYSAWHAIQRTDLKGILAYSTIAALGTLVFLLGAGTPAAMTAVAVFILVHALYKAALFLVAGILDHETGTRDVTVLRGLRKVMLPVAIAGLLAALSSAGVPLTFGFIGKDLIYEATLHTPAYGYILTGIAVLTNILVLYAGFQAGIRPFAGALPDGFKGVHLPEWRLWIPPLLLAALGLVYGILPMLTDASLVQPVVLSLGGGTPPPLKIWHGFNLVLLLSGVTLAGGCLLYFFRQPAGRFELALQRFDAMSPETLVVKSARGFAAFSGWYTNKLHNGNLRSYVHIIIIFVSGLLVYKLITGVHLYFDMRTNVARLTVYDITVFGIILVAIWKTVSTSSRITAVASMSVVGYCICILFVIYSAPDLAMTQFTIDTLTVVLFVLVLFRLPRFLRINDRKVIVRDSIIAGIFGILISIIALEVMNEPTNKETSRFYAENAYLAAKGKNVVNVMLVDFRGFDTLVEITVLIIAALGVYSLLKLRISSSEKE; this is encoded by the coding sequence ATGATATCTGCCGTGCTTTCCGGATTTGTATTTGCGTTGATAGTACTGCTCGCGGGCAAGTATGTGAAAGGAAAGATGGCTGTGCTCACCACCCTGTTACCCCTCGGTCTTTTTGTTTATTTCATCAGCATGCTGCCGGCTATCGCCATCGGGCCGCTTTCATTCAGCAGCAGCTGGATCCCTTCCATGGGCATCAACCTGGATTTTAAACTGGACGGGCTTTCCATGCTGTTCAGCCTGCTCATCACAGGCATCGGCACGCTGGTATTCACCTACGCATCCTATTACCTGAAAGGGCATCCGTACCTCGACCGGTTCTATTGTTATCTCAGTCTGTTTATGGCCTCCATGCTGGGGCTCGTGCTGGCGGATAATGTGATGCTGCTCTTCGTATTCTGGGAGCTCACGAGCATCACTTCCTTTTTCCTGATCGGTTTTAACAACGACGATCCCGTGTCGCGGCGCAATTCACTGATGGCGCTGGCGGTAACGGGCGGCGGCGGATTTTTGCTGATGACGGGATTCGTGCTGCTGGGCGCCATGTCCGGCACTTATTCCATCGCGGCGATGCTGTCGTCGGCGGAAGCATTGAAAGCGCATCCCTGGTATGGCTTGCTGCTCTTTTTCGTATTCGCCGGCGCCTTCACCAAATCCGCGCAATTCCCTTTTCATTTCTGGCTGCCCGGCGCCATGAAAGCGCCCACGCCGGTATCCGCCTACCTGCATTCCGCCACCATGGTGAAAGCAGGTGTGTACCTGCTGGCGCGGTTTACGCCGGTATTGGGAGGGCATACATACTGGAACACTACTTTATTGATCGTTGGCGGCATCACCATGCTCTACAGCGCCTGGCATGCCATTCAGCGCACCGATCTGAAAGGCATCCTCGCCTACTCCACCATCGCCGCACTGGGCACGCTCGTGTTCCTGTTAGGCGCCGGCACGCCGGCAGCCATGACCGCCGTGGCCGTGTTCATACTGGTGCATGCGTTATACAAAGCCGCGTTATTCCTCGTGGCCGGTATCCTCGATCACGAAACGGGCACCCGCGACGTAACGGTGCTGCGCGGCCTGCGGAAAGTGATGCTGCCCGTGGCCATCGCAGGTCTGCTCGCTGCCCTGTCCAGCGCAGGCGTGCCGCTCACCTTCGGGTTCATCGGGAAAGACCTTATTTACGAAGCCACGCTGCATACGCCCGCATACGGATACATCCTCACGGGCATCGCCGTACTGACCAATATCCTTGTACTGTACGCCGGTTTCCAGGCCGGCATCCGGCCATTTGCCGGCGCATTGCCCGACGGCTTCAAAGGCGTTCACCTGCCGGAATGGCGGCTGTGGATACCGCCCCTGCTGCTGGCTGCGCTCGGCCTGGTGTACGGCATACTGCCCATGCTCACCGACGCCTCACTCGTGCAGCCTGTTGTACTGTCGCTCGGAGGCGGCACACCACCGCCCCTCAAAATATGGCACGGCTTCAACCTGGTGCTGCTGCTAAGCGGCGTTACGCTCGCCGGCGGCTGCCTGTTGTACTTTTTCCGCCAGCCGGCCGGCCGCTTCGAACTGGCGCTGCAACGGTTTGACGCGATGAGCCCTGAAACCCTCGTGGTGAAAAGCGCACGGGGCTTTGCGGCTTTCTCGGGGTGGTACACCAACAAACTGCACAACGGCAACCTGCGCTCGTATGTGCACATCATCATCATTTTCGTCTCCGGCCTGCTGGTGTACAAACTCATCACCGGCGTGCACCTCTATTTCGATATGCGCACGAACGTGGCGCGGCTCACCGTATACGACATCACCGTGTTCGGCATCATCCTCGTGGCGATCTGGAAAACCGTTTCCACCTCCTCCCGCATCACCGCCGTGGCCAGTATGAGCGTGGTGGGCTATTGCATCTGCATCCTGTTCGTGATCTACAGCGCCCCTGATCTCGCCATGACGCAGTTCACCATCGATACCCTCACCGTGGTGCTGTTTGTACTGGTATTGTTCCGCCTTCCGCGCTTCCTGCGTATCAACGACCGGAAAGTGATCGTGCGCGATTCCATCATCGCCGGCATTTTCGGCATCCTCATTTCCATCATCGCGCTGGAAGTGATGAATGAGCCGACCAATAAAGAAACCAGCCGCTTCTATGCAGAAAACGCATACCTGGCGGCCAAGGGCAAAAACGTCGTAAACGTGATGCTCGTCGATTTCCGGGGATTCGATACCCTCGTGGAAATCACCGTGCTGATCATCGCCGCGCTCGGCGTGTACAGCCTGCTGAAATTGAGAATCAGTTCATCCGAAAAAGAATAA
- a CDS encoding Na+/H+ antiporter subunit B, whose protein sequence is MKSVILRTASNYLLPLLLLFSVFILLRGHYNPGGGFVGGLIASIAFVLHAFANTLGNTRRLLRYPPGALIPVGLGIALLSGLAPVFVGKPFMTALWFSTPVPIIGLIGSPLFFDIGVYFVVIGITLTILFTISENIL, encoded by the coding sequence ATGAAAAGTGTCATCCTGAGAACGGCATCCAATTACCTGCTGCCGCTGCTGTTATTATTTTCCGTGTTCATCCTGCTGCGGGGGCATTACAATCCCGGAGGCGGGTTCGTAGGTGGACTGATCGCCTCGATCGCTTTTGTGCTGCATGCATTCGCCAATACACTCGGCAACACCCGCAGGCTGCTGCGTTATCCGCCGGGAGCGCTCATCCCGGTCGGGCTGGGGATTGCGCTACTGAGCGGCCTCGCCCCCGTATTCGTCGGCAAACCGTTCATGACGGCGCTGTGGTTCTCCACGCCCGTGCCCATCATCGGGCTGATCGGCTCGCCCCTCTTTTTCGACATCGGCGTGTACTTCGTGGTGATCGGCATCACCCTCACCATCCTGTTCACCATTTCCGAAAACATCCTGTAG
- a CDS encoding Na+/H+ antiporter subunit C, with translation MELLLIILIGILYATGIFMMLRRSMVKLLIGLILLGNGANMLIFLLGGITKGKPPIIGEGEKILSGIYADPIPQSLILTAIVISFGLQSFAIVLLKRVYVLIETDDLSDLNTPDTDI, from the coding sequence ATGGAGTTATTACTGATTATACTGATCGGCATCCTGTACGCCACCGGCATTTTCATGATGCTGCGCCGCAGTATGGTGAAGTTGCTGATAGGCCTCATTCTGCTCGGCAACGGCGCCAATATGCTCATCTTCCTGCTGGGCGGCATCACCAAAGGGAAACCGCCCATTATCGGCGAAGGCGAAAAAATCCTCAGCGGCATTTATGCAGACCCCATCCCGCAATCGCTGATCCTCACCGCGATCGTGATCAGCTTCGGTTTGCAGTCGTTTGCCATCGTGCTGCTGAAAAGAGTATATGTATTGATTGAAACGGACGATCTGAGCGATCTTAACACACCAGACACGGATATATGA